From a single Solanum dulcamara chromosome 4, daSolDulc1.2, whole genome shotgun sequence genomic region:
- the LOC129887407 gene encoding uncharacterized protein LOC129887407 isoform X2, with the protein MKYVLVTGGVVSGLGKGVTASSIGLILKACGLRVTSIKIDPYLNTDAGTMSPFEHGEVYVLDDGGEVDLDLGNYERFLDIKLTGDNNITTGKIYQSVIDKERRGDYLGKTVQVVPHITDAIQEWIERVAVIPVDGKDGPPDVCVIELGGTIGDIESMPFIEALRQFSYRVGAGNFCLIHVSLVPVLSIVGEQKTKPTQHSVRGLRSLGLTPNILACRSTTELDENVEEKISQFCHVPLDNIITLYDVSNVWRIPLLLRDQKAHETILKVLNLKVVAQEPALGEWTSRAALCDKLQEPVRVAMVGKYTGLSDAYLSVLKALVHASVACHRKLCIDWIAASDLEDETSRENPENYRSAWKLLKGSNAIILPGGFGDRGVEGKILAARYARANRIPFLGICLGMQIAVIEFARSILGLLDANSTEFDPNTQNPCVIFMPEGSKTHMRGTMRLGSRRTYFQVADCKSAKLYGSQSFVDERHRHRYEVNPDMVQQLEDAGLSFTGKDESGHRMEIVELPNHPYFIGVQFHPEFKSRPGTPSALFLGLIAAATGQLETFLKKGVPKTWGLSNGTSGLLKSHRYVNGTKLANGSLDGIYCHGNGIHV; encoded by the exons ATGAAATACGTGTTGGTGACGGGAGGAGTTGTTAGTGGGCTCGGTAAAGGAGTCACTGCCAGCAGTATTGGTCTTATTCTTAAGGCCTGCGGTCTTCGTGTTACATCCATTAAGATTG ATCCTTATTTGAACACTGATGCTGGCACAATGTCTCCTTTCGAGCATGGAGAAGTGTATGTCTTGGATGATGGTGGAGAG GTGGACCTGGACCTTGGAAACTACGAGCGTTTTCTAGATATTAAGTTGACGGGTGACAACAATATAACTACTGGGAAAATTTACCAG TCTGTTATTGATAAGGAGAGAAGAGGGGATTATTTGGGAAAGACCGTTCAG GTTGTCCCTCACATTACAGATGCTATTCAAGAGTGGATAGAACGTGTGGCTGTCATACCAGTTGATGGCAAGGATGGTCCACCAGATGTTTGTGTCATAGAACTTGGTGGCACAATAG GAGATATTGAATCAATGCCATTTATTGAAGCATTACGACAATTCTCATATCGTGTAG GTGCTGGTAATTTTTGCTTGATACATGTCAGCCTTGTGCCTGTTTTGAGTATAGTTGGTGAGCAG AAAACAAAACCTACTCAGCACAGTGTTAGAGGTTTGAGAAGCCTGGGATTGACTCCCAATATTTTAGCATGCCGGAGCACAACG GAACTTGATGAGAATGTCGAGGAGAAAATTTCCCAGTTTTGCCATGTCCCG CTAGATAACATTATTACTCTTTATGATGTCTCAAACGTTTGGCGCATTCCTTTGCttttaaga GATCAGAAGGCACATGAAACAATTCTGAAAGTTCTGAACCTTAAAGT TGTTGCACAAGAACCTGCTTTGGGAGAATGGACCTCTCGGGCTGCACTCTGTGACAAGCTACAAGAGCCT GTTAGAGTAGCCATGGTAGGAAAGTACACGGGGCTTTCAGATGCATACCTCTCTGTACTGAAG GCTCTTGTGCATGCCTCTGTAGCTTGCCACAGGAAACTTTGTATAGATTGGATTGCAGCCAGTGACCTTGAGGATGAAACTTCCAGAGAG AATCCTGAGAATTATAGAAGTGCTTGGAAGTTGTTGAAG GGGTCAAATGCTATCATACTTCCAGGAGGATTTGGTGACAGGGGTGTGGAGGGTAAAATCCTCGCTGCTAGATATGCCCGTGCAAACAGGATTCCGTTCCTTGGCATATGTCTAGGAATGCAAATTGCTGTTATTGAGTTTGCTCGATCCATTCTTGGATTGCTAGACGCAAACAGTACAGAATTTGATCCCAACACTCAGAATCCTTGTGTCATTTTTATGCCAGAG GGTTCAAAAACTCATATGCGTGGTACGATGCGTCTTGGATCTAGGAGAACATATTTTCAAGTTGCGGATTGTAAATCTGCAAAATT ATATGGCAGCCAGAGCTTTGTAGATGAGAGACATCGACACAGATATGAG GTGAACCCCGACATGGTGCAGCAACTTGAAGATGCTGGTCTTTCTTTCACTGGCAAAGATGAAAGTGGTCACCGTATGGAG ATTGTTGAGCTGCCAAATCATCCTTACTTCATCGGAGTTCAATTTCATCCAGAATTTAAATCAAGGCCAGGAACCCCTTCTGCCCTGTTCCTAG GGCTTATAGCTGCGGCAACTGGGCAACTTGAAACTTTCTTGAAGAAGggtgttcccaaaacatgggggTTGAGCAATGGTACGTCAGGACTACTAAAGTCACATCGATATGTAAATGGGACAAAGCTGGCGAATGGATCATTAGATGGCATTTATTGCCATGGGAATGGTATACATGTCTAA
- the LOC129887407 gene encoding uncharacterized protein LOC129887407 isoform X3 — MSPFEHGEVYVLDDGGEVDLDLGNYERFLDIKLTGDNNITTGKIYQSVIDKERRGDYLGKTVQVVPHITDAIQEWIERVAVIPVDGKDGPPDVCVIELGGTIGDIESMPFIEALRQFSYRVGAGNFCLIHVSLVPVLSIVGEQKTKPTQHSVRGLRSLGLTPNILACRSTTELDENVEEKISQFCHVPLDNIITLYDVSNVWRIPLLLRDQKAHETILKVLNLKVVAQEPALGEWTSRAALCDKLQEPVGYVRVAMVGKYTGLSDAYLSVLKALVHASVACHRKLCIDWIAASDLEDETSRENPENYRSAWKLLKGSNAIILPGGFGDRGVEGKILAARYARANRIPFLGICLGMQIAVIEFARSILGLLDANSTEFDPNTQNPCVIFMPEGSKTHMRGTMRLGSRRTYFQVADCKSAKLYGSQSFVDERHRHRYEVNPDMVQQLEDAGLSFTGKDESGHRMEIVELPNHPYFIGVQFHPEFKSRPGTPSALFLGLIAAATGQLETFLKKGVPKTWGLSNGTSGLLKSHRYVNGTKLANGSLDGIYCHGNGIHV, encoded by the exons ATGTCTCCTTTCGAGCATGGAGAAGTGTATGTCTTGGATGATGGTGGAGAG GTGGACCTGGACCTTGGAAACTACGAGCGTTTTCTAGATATTAAGTTGACGGGTGACAACAATATAACTACTGGGAAAATTTACCAG TCTGTTATTGATAAGGAGAGAAGAGGGGATTATTTGGGAAAGACCGTTCAG GTTGTCCCTCACATTACAGATGCTATTCAAGAGTGGATAGAACGTGTGGCTGTCATACCAGTTGATGGCAAGGATGGTCCACCAGATGTTTGTGTCATAGAACTTGGTGGCACAATAG GAGATATTGAATCAATGCCATTTATTGAAGCATTACGACAATTCTCATATCGTGTAG GTGCTGGTAATTTTTGCTTGATACATGTCAGCCTTGTGCCTGTTTTGAGTATAGTTGGTGAGCAG AAAACAAAACCTACTCAGCACAGTGTTAGAGGTTTGAGAAGCCTGGGATTGACTCCCAATATTTTAGCATGCCGGAGCACAACG GAACTTGATGAGAATGTCGAGGAGAAAATTTCCCAGTTTTGCCATGTCCCG CTAGATAACATTATTACTCTTTATGATGTCTCAAACGTTTGGCGCATTCCTTTGCttttaaga GATCAGAAGGCACATGAAACAATTCTGAAAGTTCTGAACCTTAAAGT TGTTGCACAAGAACCTGCTTTGGGAGAATGGACCTCTCGGGCTGCACTCTGTGACAAGCTACAAGAGCCTGTAggatat GTTAGAGTAGCCATGGTAGGAAAGTACACGGGGCTTTCAGATGCATACCTCTCTGTACTGAAG GCTCTTGTGCATGCCTCTGTAGCTTGCCACAGGAAACTTTGTATAGATTGGATTGCAGCCAGTGACCTTGAGGATGAAACTTCCAGAGAG AATCCTGAGAATTATAGAAGTGCTTGGAAGTTGTTGAAG GGGTCAAATGCTATCATACTTCCAGGAGGATTTGGTGACAGGGGTGTGGAGGGTAAAATCCTCGCTGCTAGATATGCCCGTGCAAACAGGATTCCGTTCCTTGGCATATGTCTAGGAATGCAAATTGCTGTTATTGAGTTTGCTCGATCCATTCTTGGATTGCTAGACGCAAACAGTACAGAATTTGATCCCAACACTCAGAATCCTTGTGTCATTTTTATGCCAGAG GGTTCAAAAACTCATATGCGTGGTACGATGCGTCTTGGATCTAGGAGAACATATTTTCAAGTTGCGGATTGTAAATCTGCAAAATT ATATGGCAGCCAGAGCTTTGTAGATGAGAGACATCGACACAGATATGAG GTGAACCCCGACATGGTGCAGCAACTTGAAGATGCTGGTCTTTCTTTCACTGGCAAAGATGAAAGTGGTCACCGTATGGAG ATTGTTGAGCTGCCAAATCATCCTTACTTCATCGGAGTTCAATTTCATCCAGAATTTAAATCAAGGCCAGGAACCCCTTCTGCCCTGTTCCTAG GGCTTATAGCTGCGGCAACTGGGCAACTTGAAACTTTCTTGAAGAAGggtgttcccaaaacatgggggTTGAGCAATGGTACGTCAGGACTACTAAAGTCACATCGATATGTAAATGGGACAAAGCTGGCGAATGGATCATTAGATGGCATTTATTGCCATGGGAATGGTATACATGTCTAA
- the LOC129887407 gene encoding uncharacterized protein LOC129887407 isoform X1 → MKYVLVTGGVVSGLGKGVTASSIGLILKACGLRVTSIKIDPYLNTDAGTMSPFEHGEVYVLDDGGEVDLDLGNYERFLDIKLTGDNNITTGKIYQSVIDKERRGDYLGKTVQVVPHITDAIQEWIERVAVIPVDGKDGPPDVCVIELGGTIGDIESMPFIEALRQFSYRVGAGNFCLIHVSLVPVLSIVGEQKTKPTQHSVRGLRSLGLTPNILACRSTTELDENVEEKISQFCHVPLDNIITLYDVSNVWRIPLLLRDQKAHETILKVLNLKVVAQEPALGEWTSRAALCDKLQEPVGYVRVAMVGKYTGLSDAYLSVLKALVHASVACHRKLCIDWIAASDLEDETSRENPENYRSAWKLLKGSNAIILPGGFGDRGVEGKILAARYARANRIPFLGICLGMQIAVIEFARSILGLLDANSTEFDPNTQNPCVIFMPEGSKTHMRGTMRLGSRRTYFQVADCKSAKLYGSQSFVDERHRHRYEVNPDMVQQLEDAGLSFTGKDESGHRMEIVELPNHPYFIGVQFHPEFKSRPGTPSALFLGLIAAATGQLETFLKKGVPKTWGLSNGTSGLLKSHRYVNGTKLANGSLDGIYCHGNGIHV, encoded by the exons ATGAAATACGTGTTGGTGACGGGAGGAGTTGTTAGTGGGCTCGGTAAAGGAGTCACTGCCAGCAGTATTGGTCTTATTCTTAAGGCCTGCGGTCTTCGTGTTACATCCATTAAGATTG ATCCTTATTTGAACACTGATGCTGGCACAATGTCTCCTTTCGAGCATGGAGAAGTGTATGTCTTGGATGATGGTGGAGAG GTGGACCTGGACCTTGGAAACTACGAGCGTTTTCTAGATATTAAGTTGACGGGTGACAACAATATAACTACTGGGAAAATTTACCAG TCTGTTATTGATAAGGAGAGAAGAGGGGATTATTTGGGAAAGACCGTTCAG GTTGTCCCTCACATTACAGATGCTATTCAAGAGTGGATAGAACGTGTGGCTGTCATACCAGTTGATGGCAAGGATGGTCCACCAGATGTTTGTGTCATAGAACTTGGTGGCACAATAG GAGATATTGAATCAATGCCATTTATTGAAGCATTACGACAATTCTCATATCGTGTAG GTGCTGGTAATTTTTGCTTGATACATGTCAGCCTTGTGCCTGTTTTGAGTATAGTTGGTGAGCAG AAAACAAAACCTACTCAGCACAGTGTTAGAGGTTTGAGAAGCCTGGGATTGACTCCCAATATTTTAGCATGCCGGAGCACAACG GAACTTGATGAGAATGTCGAGGAGAAAATTTCCCAGTTTTGCCATGTCCCG CTAGATAACATTATTACTCTTTATGATGTCTCAAACGTTTGGCGCATTCCTTTGCttttaaga GATCAGAAGGCACATGAAACAATTCTGAAAGTTCTGAACCTTAAAGT TGTTGCACAAGAACCTGCTTTGGGAGAATGGACCTCTCGGGCTGCACTCTGTGACAAGCTACAAGAGCCTGTAggatat GTTAGAGTAGCCATGGTAGGAAAGTACACGGGGCTTTCAGATGCATACCTCTCTGTACTGAAG GCTCTTGTGCATGCCTCTGTAGCTTGCCACAGGAAACTTTGTATAGATTGGATTGCAGCCAGTGACCTTGAGGATGAAACTTCCAGAGAG AATCCTGAGAATTATAGAAGTGCTTGGAAGTTGTTGAAG GGGTCAAATGCTATCATACTTCCAGGAGGATTTGGTGACAGGGGTGTGGAGGGTAAAATCCTCGCTGCTAGATATGCCCGTGCAAACAGGATTCCGTTCCTTGGCATATGTCTAGGAATGCAAATTGCTGTTATTGAGTTTGCTCGATCCATTCTTGGATTGCTAGACGCAAACAGTACAGAATTTGATCCCAACACTCAGAATCCTTGTGTCATTTTTATGCCAGAG GGTTCAAAAACTCATATGCGTGGTACGATGCGTCTTGGATCTAGGAGAACATATTTTCAAGTTGCGGATTGTAAATCTGCAAAATT ATATGGCAGCCAGAGCTTTGTAGATGAGAGACATCGACACAGATATGAG GTGAACCCCGACATGGTGCAGCAACTTGAAGATGCTGGTCTTTCTTTCACTGGCAAAGATGAAAGTGGTCACCGTATGGAG ATTGTTGAGCTGCCAAATCATCCTTACTTCATCGGAGTTCAATTTCATCCAGAATTTAAATCAAGGCCAGGAACCCCTTCTGCCCTGTTCCTAG GGCTTATAGCTGCGGCAACTGGGCAACTTGAAACTTTCTTGAAGAAGggtgttcccaaaacatgggggTTGAGCAATGGTACGTCAGGACTACTAAAGTCACATCGATATGTAAATGGGACAAAGCTGGCGAATGGATCATTAGATGGCATTTATTGCCATGGGAATGGTATACATGTCTAA